Within the Papaver somniferum cultivar HN1 unplaced genomic scaffold, ASM357369v1 unplaced-scaffold_132, whole genome shotgun sequence genome, the region agttatggtgaagaagaataaggttgatatgagagtaatcatatggctaaccatttggttgacttgttgaaccaacaaatgttaatgtttgggtacggttcataaacccaaaattggacatttcatttgtgtgtgacaagctaagtttttgatctaacggttgagaaatattagcttgaatctaatcaggttttcatctaacggtgaatattgaatgctttattactaagctaacattgattgcaaaccatgatttgaaagtgtatataagggagaactctagcaactgggaaaactaatccccacacattgtgtgtgatactagttgtgctaagctagagtcaattatcctttaacctttggtttcttcttctaaaccaggttaacgacttaaagacttaattggattgtgaagccagaccgatactacctttatcgtagttgtgtgatctgatcttgctgtttctatcgtacgagtacaattgtaataattgacttgatattgatatctccgataggcaagatagaaaagtaatcacaaacaaacttcgtctcatcatttgtgattccgcaatgtcttttttcgttgcgtcgattaagattattgtgaagtgattgataatactgagctgttcttcgagaatataagtctggtattattgattggttcctgttcaccttgatttatcaaaatacggaacaaaactcgtagatatattcgtgtgagacggatttatctattatcgtagacttttctgtgtgatacagatttgtttattaaagtcttcgactttgggtcgtagcaactcttagttgtgggtgagatcagctaagggaatcaagtgcgcagtatcctgctgggatcagaggcgtaggagcataactgtaccttggatcagtgtgagattgattggggttcaactacagtccagaccgaagttagtttggagtaggctagtgtatgtagcggcttaatacagtgtgtgttcaatctggactaggtccgggggtttttctgcatttgcggtttcctcgttaacaaaattctggtgtctgtgttatttctattccgcattatatttgtttatataattgaaataatacaggttgtgcgttattcaataaattagtatatacgacctttaggttgttgatttaaattgattgacacttggatattggtctttgttaccatccaagttatctctctttgataaagactcgcagatttctatttgcttgagtaaagatcaaatcgagagattgagatataaactctttgatatacttttgtttagattgagtctgactgtctagttgattctctagaaagtatattagagtttgcccatacagattgctaagcgaaatattgggtgtggttgttagacctcagctttttcaattggtatcagagcaggcaaacacgtttaagaccttacaagtctgtgtttgtggcaatctgagtgtGTGGACAGAATCTTTtacacgcataccaagatgccttcTTAAGATTTTAACTATTCCAAATGtcttggaaatacctcaaaggatcactccttagcagattcttccgaatcccgaggtaagaaggttGTCCCATCGGgtgatgacatatctctctctgatgagacattgggcactatagtaaaagctgaaaaggagctcaccagaatctcaaaaaacactgctgagattattgattttcaggatcatgatcattttattgatgaatttgaaaagtctcttgatcgagaacatgaactctacaacattattgagtctttctctaagaatattgaaaaacttctccgaGAAACTACtcaacagcgtgaaaagattagtgttcttgaagatattgttaaggaagactcaattagagagaagcgtttgatcgagactcattcatcagatcttaacagacttcgtgttgaaaaaaagaaactagaagcatctcttACTCTAGCTCATGAACAgtgtaaatccttggaaaaggaaaactctgtcttaaagagaaatttttttgtacatactaactctcatgaattacagtacatgacgaaatgttctccagaagaagattgtgtcaagaaaagtttgtataacttacaatcttctcacatggctatgaagttaaaacaggtgccaattgttgattctcctccacgaacctgtactttctgtgggaaaaagaatcagtatgctatccattgttttgccagaaagaaacaaatttctaaacgtCATGTCAATGGGATAAATAGTctgtcgactactgcagtgaatcgcatgcccacagaaaaccagatacCTTATAAACGTGATCTCTTtcttagaaatcatcacaggaatCATATGCTTTCTAGTAGTATAAATTCTTGTACTGCTGAcaaaagcattccctgtgtttataagaatgtttctggtgaatctaagtctagaaaatggattcctctatattctgatcctcttgaaccaattgcaagaggtcctagatttagtcctcagagaaacccttctgatggatATGTTAACCACAcggtgtcttactcttctgggatgaaggTTAACcaaagaaaggcgaagaacacaaagatcaacctaccagatgatatgtacaactcctttctcgatgatcatagtgggattaatatccactctaccacctgattccaggtattcttttccttgtttctaactttaGAGGTACaaggaaaattattgaaaaatactcaagtatgttgtatatgattttctttctattttaagttttctttgtattgACGGTCCATaaacgtccgcgtcctcctcctgtgagttcttagggtttccaacCTGTGTTTACAAACACATTTATATTACTTTGTTGGGTTTTCCTTCCCTTAACAAAAATAATATGgaaaactctgcaaaatctcaagagattgtgcatcttgatatggaggaagacactcaaggacgtgagtcaattcaagagctgtttctaaagaagatgcttgaaagaaaggatcacaactcctggattgatgattctgtcaaggatttaactcgttttcaaaacgattcaaaggtcgagtttacAAATctacaactgcaaataaaccaactcctaaatggccaggccagaatccttgcaaatcagaatattctgatacgaaatcaaaagaagctcatcatggactgcgtcaaagctagacaacttgctctggttgttgatcgcaaagttagtgttctaactcacgaacatggtatgtctacagtcaagagaataaaggaaatcagtgataccttctttgacggattcattgaaagatacgaTGTCCTCAGTGAACTCTGATTTTTCCtttagtttgcctagtaaatcttctatttttcggtttttgtttagaagaataactagaggatggaatatccattattgtgattacacatagctatgtccaacgttttcatcttcatgtttttatatttattggtttaaattctaaattgtttggaagatgatttttgcagtattaatctttatggttttatattgcaatattattatgtgatatgtgtgtttgcgtccgtgaacttgattgtcccatatcttgtcaaaagtaaagtcgttcatgaattgatatgcatgtattattgaaagaatgaatggacttttgaaaaatacaaaagttaagcctatattgtcaattattgatggaagttggttaaaatcttttgtttgcaaggattatgtctattaaatgtcgttatgcaaatagtgatggaaaataggatgaatccttgtaaattccacagtaattgatcttccctgatccatattttatgtattattgtgtggctccgtaatgtttcttatgttgagcacaaaacaaccaagttgattatttttttgattatccttgttgttgttccgtaaggtactttatgttgagcattttgaactaaattaatcatcttgtttggttatttagttatgactccataagtcttcttatgtttgagtgtgtttaacttagtcattgctccatagactctcttatgtgaggatgaccaattaaattgattacttttgtggttaatttggttgtgtatttcgattagattaattatgggtttacttgtgattaatctaattgagcgctcttaagtctccataagtttacttgtgttgagcattttcggttaaattaatcatgaacttctcgtggttaatttaatattttggattcaaattcatacttgtatgtgatttgttatgtccaaagaaatccttcttttctttcgaaattaaggtcgctcttgttgtacccttgggaatgacatactatgggggagagttctttttgaacttgcacttaattgcaaaatctttatggggagtgcggctgtggaatattataggggttatcttgtatctttaaactccttgatgaatgcatttagctttggctttatgattgcatctaaataagatgatgtgtgttctttattttggtcatgaaatgtctgtttcggaaatttcattaggatcccgttcttgtacctttgccagtttttttaatgacaaaaagggtcagaattaatatgtagttcacactacaaatacatatggttttcgaatcattatgtaagggggagtggtttccatgtgagatggagtattgactaagggggagtgatacatatcaccatagtattgttgttgaagttgtgatacaattgaactttgacgctgtataatgatactatgacactgtataacaatgattgagaactattgttttcttgttgttatagctacggattttcaacaacgatgatgctaaacttacaacctttgggatcattggagtacttggaagtgacgaagatttcgagaaatgctgaagattaggcatgtggaataggagctacaaaagttaatttattttttgtattccatatgtattaatagttttgccactaaaattaacaaagggggagattgttagagcattgctcggtcgaactctcatggttgcaatctcaagcatgtttgtcaatgttagtgatcaaaactataagtcttgattactagcctattagagctaaggtctcggattaggatagaaagtatagttgagctcaagactccatggaaatcatcatacaagacgaaggactactcaaggaactggtggatcttcatcgactaaaaggtatgtggagacttgaacttatctgtcactcaaaagtctatttactctatctcctactcttgagacaaaagtcgttttgatatatagactttcattatacacatttgttatttcgagccaagtttatctcgcctatctatttctcgaaatgtgtgttggtatgctttctctttagccgaattcatctttaccaagcgacaaaagtcatgttatgtttcaatcactgtgaaaattgctctgacgaaaaatggtatgtgaataacggctatataacgttctatgagaatgtttcaatgattgaaatgagagtttagattacataaccattggtggatataagcacctattccttgaaccaaagtttgctaacttcgttgatcaagtgaagttggaagtggcgtgagccaagtcgcgaacttgcggaacttctcggcccgagattttctgttggagtttgtgtactccttccatgagcttaagtccgcgaacttgagcaggttatatctaaagtcggttgttcttgaactaatgtttaaattaactaaggaatgcttttgcaaaccgtggttataaagttcatgaaccgattcgagtgaatcaaaccgattttgcttcaattgtgtcttgtgtagttacataagatttccttgcaattgaacaactctctaactagttcatttgagtcatttgaactagttatggtgaagaagaataaggttgatatgagagtaatcatatggctaaccattttgttgacttgttgaaccaaaaaatgttaatgtttgggtacggttcataaacccaaaattggacatttcatttgtgtgtgaaaagctaagttttcgatctaacggttgagaaacattagcttgaatctaatcaggttttcatctaacggtgaatattgaatgctttgttactaagctaacattgattgcaaaccctgatttaaaagtgtatataaaggagaactctagaaactgggagacctaatccccacacattctgtgtgatactagttatgataagctagagtcgattctcctttaacctttggtttcttcttctaaaacaggttaacgacttaaagacttcatttggattgtgaagccagaccgatactacttttatcgtagttgtgtgatctgatcttgttgtttctatcgtacgagtacaatagtaataattggcttgagattgatatctccgataggcaagatagaaaagtaatcacaaacaaacttcgtctcatcgtttgtgattccgcaatatcttttttcgctgcgtcgattaaggttattgtgaggtgattgataatactgagatgttcttcgggagtataagtctggtattattgattggttcctattcaccttgatttatcaaaagacggaacaaaactcgtaggtatattcgtgggagacggatttatctattatcgtagacttttctgtgtgatacatatttgtttattaaagtcttcgactttgggtcgtagtaactcttagttgtgggtgagatcagctaaaggaatcaagtgcgcagtatcctgctgggatcagaggcgtaggagcataactgtaccttggatcagtgtgagattgataggggttcaactacaatccataccgaagttagtttggagtaggctagtgtctgtagaggattaatacagtgtgtgttcaatctggactaaatcccgagtttttctgcatttgcggtttcctcgttaacaaaattctggtgtctgtgttatttctattccatattatatttgtttatataattgaaataatacaggtagtgcgttgttcaatcaattggaatatccgacctttaggttgttgatttgaattgattgacacttggatattggtctttggtaccatccaagttatctctctttgataaagactcgcatatttctatttgcttgagtaaagatcaaattgagagattgagatattaactctttgatatacttttatctagattgagtctgactatctagttgattctctaaaaagtatattagagtttatccatacagattgctaagcgagatattgggtgtgcttgttagacccctgctttttcaaaacTTTCATTTTAACAGGACTAAGAGAATAAACAGAAAATTAGGGGAATGAGAATTCTCATCCAAACTAACTTACCTGGCCATCCTGGTTTAAATAAGTTGCTTTGAGCCTTTTGGCGAGGTTTTTTGCTCAGACACTGTCCCATGAAATGAGGAATATGAATTAGGGGAAGGAGAATGCTCATCCAAAGTAACTTGTTCATTACCAGATAGATCTATATTTTGATCATTAGCATTATGACTAGATAAATTGTCCTCAAAGTGAGAGATTAGAGCTTGAAGAGACTGGGAGTAAGCTTTTGATGGATGGATTGAATCTGGACCTATGTTAGCCACATTGAAATCATCGAAAGAAACATCCAAGTCTCCTAGAGAAATATAGTATTTTAAAAGATCCATATTCGAACCCATTCCACTTTCCCGACCCATTACAAATTTAATATTGGTAGTATGTTTCTTCCCACTCTCAATTGGCATACAAGCTAAAACAACACTTTCCTCAATGTTGTGACTAGGACCGTGATCTAGTTGTTTGGAAAAGCTAGTTTGACCTTCCTCAAGCCTGATACGCTTTCCTTGTCTTTGGACTATACTCTCTTTCTCAGTAGTTTTGCTAGAATTAACACAAAATATACCTTGAGCATTACAGCCGACTACTGGCACTTGTGAATAAGAAGACAAAGGAATGTTATCTTCACTTTTGTCTCCACCTTGTTCATTAACTAATGATTTTCCTTTTTTGTATATCCACTGAAGTTTGAGCTATGTTGACAGACGAATCTTCTGCATGCGTGGCTATAAAATGATTAACCAACTTATCAACTTCTTGGTTATGATAAATAATAATTTGAGTATTATTAGCTGGACTACTTTTACCTTGTTGAGTGACTGCATGTTGATCTTCTTGTTCGTGTTGATGAATTGAGTTACCAGCCTTAGTTCCTCTTGTATCTGGATGGGTCCATGAGGGTGGATCATAGATGGAAGTAGAAGAGAGATACCctctttgttgttgaagaagataaGCAGCAATCGTAGCACATTCAGTCTCCTTGTGATCAATAGTATAACAGTATCCACAGAGATTGAAAGGATGCTTTTCATAGAACAATCTTATCCAAACTTCTTCTCTAGCAGCATTCTTCATCCAGAATCCCCTTCTGAGTGGATCTCGAACATCAATAAGTACTAGGACCTTTTGTACTTTTCCTTTTGGAAGAATACAATCAGGTGGATCAAGTTCCTTAACAGTACCCATTGCAGAAGCTATATCGTCAACTATAGCAGGATTAGCGAAACCCGATTGCATGTTATAAAGCCTCAACCAAAATAGTAGTTTCGTTAAATCCACTGAGGATTTTGGAATTTTGGGGTTCCAAGGTTCCATAACAAGCAGGTCGCCATCTAAAAACCAAGGTCTAAATTTAAGAACGACTTCATATTCATCCTGAGTGTGAAACTTGATAAGAAAGCAGTCATCCTCTTTTTTAATAAAGATATCCTTACTCTTTGTCCAAAGTTTTTAAGTTCCTTATCCAGTTCAGCTACTGTAAATTTTTAGCCGAATAAGGTTTTCCCAAGAAACTAAACTTGAACTGTTCAACCCCCCAAATCAAATCTTCAGTAGAGATTTGAGGTTCTTTCAGCGCTCTTAATCTATCAGTTATAGAAGTAAACTCCATTTTCTTTTGAACTTGATTTACCTCGGAGTCCATTAGAATAAAGTAAGGATGTAAAAATAGAAGATGGGAGAAAATCATGAGGTACAAAGAAATTATAAACAAGTCTGTACCGCAGCAGTGATCCATGAATGTTGTACACCTGTTGAAATACTTCTTACATCTTCTTaattgaaaaatcagcacttTAAAGAGGCGGTTGCTTTGTTTTTCTGCTCTAAAAAAACCCTCAGAATTAATAACTTGTCTGAATCCCTTATAATGATGAAGTAATGAAATTTCAAACAGTATTAAATATGCCAACGCGTGTAGGAAGAGAATCAAAAGTAACTCCATAATCAGGACTTGAAGATAGGGACAATTAGGCAAAACCACTCCAATCGCTCCGCAACCTTCAAACACAGCGGCCAAACCTAGTGAGAATCACACAGATAATTCATTAATATATCAGGAGAGATTGTAAATGAATTAATTTGAGAACTTGATGATTTCCATAACCaaattctgcaattataattcAGTTTGAAGGATTGGAGTTTTCCGAGTCATGCCGATTTTATCGCCGAGTTGATCGCCCGATTCATCCAGAGAGTTCTATGCTTCCATAAACTTCAATTCGATCGATCCTAATCATTTAATAGTTAAAACTGTTTCCTCAAAACAGAAACATATATCAAAGTTAGAGAAAATCCTGGCTATGAAGGAATACTTAATCATTAAAAAAGTTCAAAAAAAGGGTGCTCCTTTATATACCCCCTAAAACACTAATCACTAACCATTCCCCCAACTGTTAGTTATGTTAGTTATAATTCTGTTAACAAGAAAATTCttaatttttttgaaactttttataCGAATACCCCTCTATAAAGTTTGCAGAAAACTGAGGATAAGTTGTAGTCTTGAGTAGCCATTAAGCACTAAACGTTATTTAATTCATCTCAAACTTCTGATCCATGTCCATAAGACTAAAATATTCTATTACGTTTGTGACATTTCAATCACTACTAAAGTCAACAAGTTAATTTAAGGAGTTCAGACTAAAACAGAGTTACGAATTGCTACTGTTCCCTTGTTTAAGATCAGCCAAACAATTATTGATCATTGGATCAAGTTGATGATTACCTTTTGATTCCTTCACCATTCTCTCCGTAGATTTCTTGAAACACAATAATGAAAGGTTGTGTCTAGTAGTAGTTTAGATAATTAGATTCCTTCTTCATTATCTTCTAGCATCCCCTGgtgattattattgtttttacgATACATCTGCTTGTACCGTTCATCAATAGCTTGGGCCATATTTCtaaattttcaaataaaccaCAAGAACCCTACctctgtttttttcttttattttctgaaTCGTGAATAACCCTAACCTAACCCTAACCCTGTTGGTTGTATTAATATcgatgatgttgtcgttggagTTGTTGTGAACATTAAACCCAACATATTGATCAAAAACTCTAACAGCCAATGAACCGTTGAAACCGGCTCCAAAAACCATAGGTGGCGTTGATTTGAAGATAGATAATACTGATGGTTCACGGGGGTACACACACTTCATATTTTTGATGGGTAGGAAGATTAACTTAGTGGGTACATGGATAAAGGGGTATCATTAGTATTTTTAGGGGGTACATAAAGGAACgcccaaaaaaaatcaaattaaagaaaAACCTAGCTGATCACTcaaaaggagtttgtaaagatgcaTCAAACTACTTATCCAAAGCCCGTGAAAAACCTTACTTTTTCTGGGAAAGCTAACAATATTGGGAAGCATATCTCTACCGTCTCTACAAGTGCTTTTCCTACAATCAAGAAGAATCAGAAGAAATTTGTCAAGTCAATGGTTTTTGTTCCTCCGAAAGATGGAATGGTCATTAACATGGATTTATTGCTTAATTAAGAAGGATTTCTTTCCTAAATAGATACTGATGATACCAGACTTGAAAAAGGCTTAGAACTGATGAAGAGTTAGTTCTTATCTCATCTCATTCCGAGAATTCTCCACACAACATCTCTAGTGCCAACATAGACACTCAGACAACTCACAGGGTCACAACCAGAGATAAACAATCTTCTAGCACTGAAAGGGAGAATCAGGTACAAACTACTCTTTATACTTTAAAAATCTGCATCAATACTCAGTTGTTAGGCATTATAGTTTTGATAAATACTTAGTTTATTTACTTATTTCTCTTTCAACATCTATTttgtctttttaatttttttttgttttttataagCTTTTCTTTAGGTATCACTTCATTTTAATCATCGTCACTGGTGTTCTATATCTTTACATTATTGAACCCACGAAGATCATCTCTTGGAATGTTCAAGGGTTCAAATTCTCTGTTACTAGGAATCATCTCAGTGATTTGATAATTGACCAAAATCCTGACATAATTTTCTATGTGAAACCAAAATTAGTCAAGATAAAAATAAACCTCTTCTCAATCAATACAAATATCCTAATAGTGCCTTCATTGAACCAGTAGGTCTTTCTGGTGGTTTAATATTATTATGGAAGAATGTCTTTCAATGTGATATTTTATGCACTGACCACAATATGTTCAATGTTTTAGTTCAAGAAGACCGTAGTAAACCTGAATTTTTACTCACTTGCATGTATGGTCTTACTTGTTACACTAAGAACAAAGAACAATGTAACTACATAAATCAAATTAGTACAACCAATAGTTTTCCATGGATTCTTCTAGGTGACCTTAGTTTTCATTTATTGGATGATAATAGTGGAACCTCTTCCTCTAGTGATGGATGGGTCAACAATATTATCTTCAACAGTGGTCTTGAGGATATTGGGTTTGTCAACAAAGAGTATACTTGGACCAGTAATAATATAGGAACTGGAACTAGGAGATCTAAAAATAGACTTTTCTCTTGGTAATGGAGAGTGGAGTGTTCATTTTCCTAACTCTAAACTCATACATCTTAATCAAGTAGGTAGTGATCATACTCCAATAATGCTTGTAACTGATGCTTCTTTCTCTACTTGTTGGAAACCTTTCAAGTTTTTCTTCACTTGATTAAATGATGAATCATGTGATTCTGTTATATCCAATGCTTGGAAAATTAATGTCCAAGGTTCTCCTGGGATTCAACTGGTTAAGAAATTGCAATCTGCAAGGAAAGAATTATCCATTTGGAACATGCAGCATTTTggtaacatcaacaaaaatattGATTACTTGCAACAAGATTTAAGTACTATTCAAACTCAAGCTCCAGAATCAGTTGATCAAGACAAAGTTATCTTTATTAATAAGGAGTTAAATAGTTGGCAAAAAGTTCAAAGTGAATTCTATCAACAAAAGTCTAGAGATCACTTTATCAAGGATATGGAAAATAATACTAAGTACTTTCATATAATAACAAacaggaaaaagaagagaaacaaTATAGACTCTATACAAGATCATAATAATCAATGGCCTCATACTAGAGAGGATATTGCTTCTCATCTCACCCTTCATTTCAAAGATATAAGTAGTTACATCAATCCTACTCTTGAAGAAGGGTTTCTTCAGGTTCTGCCATCAATTATTTCAGTTGAAGATAATATGCTTCTTACAAGAACTCCTTCCAGTCAAGAAGTTTATAACACTCTAAAAAGCATGGAAAATTGGAGTGCTCCAGGTCCAGAAGGGTTTCAAGCTGGTTTTTACAAATGTCAGTGGATTTTAGTTGGTGATGGTATTTGTACGATGGTCTTCAGATTTTTTGAGACTAAACATATAATAAAGCAAATCAACAAAACTTATATATCTCTCATTCATAAGAAGAAGAAATCCATATATGTATCAGATTACAGACCCATTGGGTTATGTAATATTTCGTACAAGATAATCTCCAAAATTTTAGTCAACAGAAATGAAGCCATCAATGGAAAAAATTATCTCCCCTTATCAAGCTGCTTCTGTCTCAGGCAGACTCATTGGTGATAATACAATACTTACTCAGGAAATAATTCATtccatgaagaagaaaatgaattcaAAGGAAAAGTACATGGGCTCTCCTCTTATACTTCGTCACTAAAAAAAAGAATCCTTTAAGTCTATTGAGGAAATTTTTTGCAATAGATTATCCACTTGGTCTTCTATTTCACCCACTCAAGCAGGTAGAAGCACAGTGATCAAACATGTCCTTAATTCTCTTGTTGTATATCAAATGGGTGCTTTCAAGCTTCCTAATAACCTTATTGATAAGCTTACTTCCATTCAAAGAAAGTTCTTTTGGGGTCATACTTTTAATAGGGAAATGAATCAAAAGAAATGGGTGGTCTTTC harbors:
- the LOC113333221 gene encoding uncharacterized protein LOC113333221, giving the protein MQHFGNINKNIDYLQQDLSTIQTQAPESVDQDKVIFINKELNSWQKVQSEFYQQKSRDHFIKDMENNTKYFHIITNRKKKRNNIDSIQDHNNQWPHTREDIASHLTLHFKDISSYINPTLEEGFLQVLPSIISVEDNMLLTRTPSSQEVYNTLKSMENWSAPGPEGFQAGFYKCQWILVGDGFSSLQEIGASLISVEASG